A portion of the Chlamydia avium 10DC88 genome contains these proteins:
- a CDS encoding amino acid ABC transporter permease: MENWISTARVLLRGCKYTLFISSISIFFGSLLGIAIGTLTSRYFSCRILRSLGNLYVTIIRGTPLFIQILICYFGLPTVIRLNLSPLMAGLISLSINSSAYLAENIRGGINSLSIEQWESAKVLGYKKSQIFLYIIYPQVFTNVLPSLTNEFIALIKESSILMVVGVPELTKVSKDIVSRELNPMEMYSICAGLYLIMTSSFSYFARLLERRRKVR, encoded by the coding sequence ATGGAAAATTGGATTTCTACGGCAAGAGTACTTCTACGCGGCTGTAAATATACGTTATTTATTAGCAGTATTTCTATATTCTTTGGCTCGCTTCTTGGTATTGCGATTGGCACCCTAACTTCTCGTTATTTTTCTTGTCGTATCCTACGTTCTTTAGGTAACTTATATGTTACAATTATCCGAGGAACTCCTCTATTCATTCAAATTCTGATTTGTTATTTCGGCCTTCCTACTGTAATACGTTTAAATCTCTCTCCTCTTATGGCGGGATTGATTTCTTTAAGTATTAATTCCTCAGCATATCTTGCAGAAAATATTCGAGGAGGTATTAATTCTTTATCAATAGAACAATGGGAATCTGCTAAAGTTTTAGGCTATAAAAAGTCACAGATTTTTCTTTATATTATTTATCCTCAAGTGTTTACGAATGTCCTTCCTTCTTTAACAAATGAATTTATCGCTTTAATTAAAGAAAGTAGTATTTTGATGGTTGTTGGAGTCCCCGAACTTACAAAAGTAAGTAAAGACATTGTTTCTAGAGAGCTTAATCCCATGGAAATGTATAGCATCTGTGCTGGGTTATATCTGATTATGACATCATCATTTTCTTATTTCGCTAGGTTACTCGAGAGAAGGAGGAAAGTGAGGTGA
- a CDS encoding ATP-binding cassette domain-containing protein encodes MTVKVNDLVYSINNKCILSGVSFSLEEGHITLFVGRSGSGKTTILRALVGLIDPTRGDISISGETPALVFQHPELFPHMTVLNNCIHPQIIIKRKSLEEAKERAHDLLKRLDIEDIAENYPHQLSGGQKQRVAIVRSLCVDKRILLFDEPTSALDPFSIRSFKHLLESLKEQNLTIAISTHDMSFVQGCLDRIYLVDQGKIISAYDKRHGHLDEKHPINIYISSMQSS; translated from the coding sequence GTGACTGTTAAAGTAAATGATCTTGTATATTCTATTAATAATAAGTGCATTTTATCCGGAGTATCCTTTTCTCTAGAAGAGGGGCATATTACTTTGTTTGTCGGTAGAAGTGGTTCCGGGAAAACCACAATATTACGAGCTCTTGTTGGTCTTATTGATCCTACTAGAGGAGATATTTCAATTTCAGGAGAGACTCCTGCTCTTGTTTTTCAACATCCCGAACTATTTCCTCATATGACTGTTTTGAATAACTGTATTCATCCTCAAATCATTATTAAACGAAAAAGCTTAGAAGAAGCCAAAGAGCGTGCTCATGATCTTCTAAAACGTTTAGATATTGAAGATATTGCTGAAAACTACCCCCACCAATTATCTGGGGGGCAAAAACAACGTGTGGCTATTGTCCGATCTTTATGTGTAGACAAACGCATTCTATTATTTGATGAACCAACCTCAGCTTTAGATCCTTTTTCTATAAGATCATTTAAACATCTTTTGGAATCTTTAAAGGAACAAAATCTTACCATAGCGATTTCTACTCATGATATGTCTTTTGTTCAGGGATGCTTAGACCGTATCTATCTTGTAGATCAGGGGAAGATCATTAGTGCTTATGATAAACGTCATGGACACCTAGATGAAAAACACCCAATAAATATTTACATAAGCTCTATGCAATCATCTTAA